From Heliomicrobium gestii, a single genomic window includes:
- the nrdR gene encoding transcriptional regulator NrdR → MRCCYCGHGESKVLETRSAEEGRVIRRRRECMECNRRFTTLERIEETPLIVRKKGGSLEAFDRNKLLSGLLKACEKRPIPLDTLEELVMTVERDLRSQYDREVPSREIGEMLMARLRNIDEVAYVRFASVYRQFTDVGRFLEELEGLLKRKN, encoded by the coding sequence ATGCGGTGCTGCTACTGTGGACATGGCGAATCGAAGGTTTTAGAGACGCGCAGCGCCGAAGAAGGCCGGGTGATTCGTCGCCGCAGAGAATGCATGGAGTGCAACCGGCGGTTCACCACCTTAGAGCGAATCGAGGAGACGCCCCTGATCGTGCGCAAGAAGGGCGGTTCCCTGGAAGCCTTTGACCGCAACAAACTCTTGTCCGGATTGCTGAAGGCCTGTGAGAAGCGGCCTATCCCGTTGGATACGCTGGAAGAGCTGGTTATGACAGTCGAACGGGACCTGCGCAGCCAGTATGACCGTGAGGTTCCCAGCCGGGAGATTGGGGAGATGCTGATGGCGCGCCTGCGCAATATTGACGAGGTGGCCTATGTGCGCTTTGCTTCCGTGTACCGCCAGTTTACCGATGTGGGCCGGTTTCTGGAGGAGTTGGAAGGGTTGCTGAAGCGAAAGAACTAG
- a CDS encoding YlmC/YmxH family sporulation protein, protein MIKISDLRLRDIVNIHDGRRLGVIKDIDIDPEMGRVKAIVLPGQGRFMSFFGRGDDMVVPWDRIKKIGVDVILVDVSQFGDGHSEYV, encoded by the coding sequence GTGATCAAAATCTCGGACCTGCGCCTGCGGGACATTGTCAACATCCACGATGGGCGCCGGCTGGGAGTGATCAAGGATATCGACATCGATCCCGAGATGGGAAGGGTCAAGGCGATCGTGCTCCCCGGTCAGGGACGTTTTATGAGCTTCTTCGGGCGGGGCGATGACATGGTTGTTCCTTGGGACAGGATCAAGAAGATCGGCGTCGATGTGATCCTTGTCGATGTCAGCCAGTTCGGTGATGGGCATTCGGAGTATGTCTGA
- the sigG gene encoding RNA polymerase sporulation sigma factor SigG → MMVNKVEICGVNTSKLPVLTNAEMRTLFQAMQSGEMSAREKLISGNLRLVLSVIQRFTNRGEYVDDLFQVGCIGLMKAIDNFDLGQNVKFSTYAVPMIIGEIRRYLRDNNPIRVSRSLRDIAYKALQVRDHLVNELSREPTVSEIADALGFPREEVVFALDAIQEPISLFEPIYHDGGDPIFVMDQIGDEKNQDAQWLEGIAVREALRRLNDREKLILTLRFFEGKTQMEVADEIGISQAQVSRLEKAALTHMRKHV, encoded by the coding sequence ATGATGGTCAACAAGGTGGAAATCTGCGGCGTCAACACCTCCAAGTTGCCGGTGCTCACCAACGCCGAGATGCGAACCTTGTTTCAGGCCATGCAATCCGGTGAGATGTCTGCCCGGGAAAAACTGATCAGTGGTAATTTGCGTCTCGTCCTCAGCGTCATCCAGCGTTTCACCAACCGTGGGGAATACGTGGATGACCTTTTTCAAGTCGGCTGCATCGGTTTGATGAAGGCGATTGACAACTTTGACCTGGGTCAGAACGTGAAATTCTCCACCTATGCCGTGCCCATGATCATCGGCGAGATACGCCGGTATCTCCGTGACAACAACCCCATCCGCGTCAGCCGCTCCCTGCGCGATATCGCCTACAAGGCTTTGCAGGTGCGCGATCACCTGGTCAATGAACTCTCCCGGGAGCCGACGGTCTCTGAAATCGCCGATGCCCTCGGTTTTCCGCGGGAAGAGGTTGTCTTTGCCCTTGATGCAATCCAGGAGCCCATCTCTCTCTTTGAGCCCATCTACCATGACGGAGGCGATCCTATCTTTGTCATGGACCAGATCGGCGACGAGAAGAATCAAGATGCGCAATGGCTCGAAGGGATCGCTGTGCGCGAGGCTTTGCGCCGGCTCAATGACCGGGAAAAGCTGATCCTTACACTGCGTTTTTTTGAGGGCAAGACACAGATGGAGGTGGCCGATGAAATCGGCATCTCCCAGGCACAGGTGTCGCGGTTGGAAAAAGCGGCGCTGACACACATGCGCAAACACGTCTGA
- the sigE gene encoding RNA polymerase sporulation sigma factor SigE → MSESAATNFSVKSVKLFFETELRKLLERLNLVQEVHYIGSSETLPPPLSNDEEYRLLEQLERGDLTVKSILIERNLRLVVYIARKFENTGVGIEDLVSIGTIGLIKAVNTFDPLKKIKLATYASRCIENEILMYLRRNNKTRSEVSFDEPLNIDWDGNELLLSDVLGTENDIIYKSIEEEVDRKLLQAAMSKLTSRERRIVELRFGLRDSREKTQKEVADMLGISQSYISRLEKRIIKRLRKEMNRME, encoded by the coding sequence GTGAGCGAATCTGCTGCGACAAATTTTTCCGTCAAATCGGTAAAGCTCTTTTTCGAGACTGAATTACGAAAGTTACTGGAGCGGCTCAATCTGGTGCAAGAGGTTCATTACATCGGCTCCAGTGAGACCCTGCCGCCGCCGCTTTCCAATGATGAGGAGTACCGTCTCTTAGAACAATTGGAGCGGGGCGATTTAACGGTCAAGTCGATCCTGATCGAGCGGAACCTGCGCTTGGTGGTGTACATCGCCCGCAAGTTTGAGAATACGGGCGTCGGGATCGAGGACCTCGTGTCCATCGGCACGATCGGCTTGATCAAAGCGGTGAATACCTTTGATCCCCTGAAGAAGATCAAACTGGCCACCTATGCCTCGCGGTGCATCGAAAACGAGATCCTCATGTACCTGCGCCGGAACAACAAGACACGTTCAGAGGTCTCTTTTGATGAACCGCTGAACATCGACTGGGATGGCAATGAACTGCTCCTGTCGGATGTGCTCGGCACGGAAAATGACATCATCTACAAGTCGATCGAGGAAGAGGTGGACCGCAAACTGTTGCAGGCGGCCATGAGCAAACTGACGTCGCGGGAGCGGCGGATCGTGGAACTGCGTTTCGGTCTGCGGGACAGCCGGGAAAAGACGCAAAAAGAGGTTGCTGACATGTTGGGCATCTCTCAGTCATACATATCGCGCCTGGAGAAACGGATCATCAAGCGCCTGCGCAAGGAAATGAACCGGATGGAGTAA
- a CDS encoding sigma-E processing peptidase SpoIIGA, with protein MGERMIVYWDILWLINFVMDAILLAICGTVLRLPLHPLRLIGAAAFGAALPLGFLWFSAGPVSAWVAKTALGWLMVRAAFPIKGWRQTVQAWLIFYLGAWLAGGIIYFFAPPGEPTGALWFWALLLVAGGGTALLLSLWRRLRQQGAWLVELTLHLPGGVVRIPALVDSGNRLVDPLSRSPVIVVEEESVMAHLPEGWQEGAVGADGGLSPRYIPFVSVGKADGMLLGIRPLTVEARRDDGRSIACSGAIIGLTRQKLDPAGRYRALVPTAWDW; from the coding sequence ATGGGCGAACGGATGATCGTTTACTGGGATATCCTGTGGTTGATCAATTTCGTCATGGATGCGATTCTTTTGGCCATCTGCGGGACCGTCTTGCGGCTACCCCTTCACCCCCTCCGGCTGATCGGCGCCGCCGCCTTTGGCGCCGCGCTTCCCCTCGGATTTTTGTGGTTTTCTGCCGGACCGGTGTCCGCCTGGGTCGCCAAGACTGCCCTCGGTTGGCTGATGGTTCGAGCCGCTTTTCCGATCAAGGGATGGCGGCAGACGGTTCAGGCGTGGCTGATTTTTTATCTGGGCGCCTGGCTTGCCGGCGGCATCATTTACTTCTTCGCGCCGCCAGGCGAACCGACGGGGGCCCTCTGGTTCTGGGCGTTGCTGTTGGTGGCTGGGGGCGGGACGGCGCTGCTTCTCTCCCTTTGGCGACGGTTGCGCCAGCAGGGCGCCTGGCTCGTTGAGCTGACCCTTCACCTGCCGGGGGGCGTCGTCCGGATTCCGGCGCTCGTTGACAGCGGCAACCGGCTTGTCGATCCCCTCTCTCGTTCACCGGTGATCGTTGTCGAAGAGGAGAGCGTCATGGCCCATTTACCGGAAGGATGGCAGGAGGGGGCCGTTGGGGCAGACGGTGGCCTATCTCCTCGCTATATCCCCTTTGTGTCGGTCGGCAAAGCCGACGGGATGCTCCTGGGCATCCGCCCGCTCACCGTGGAGGCGCGAAGGGATGATGGCAGAAGCATCGCCTGTTCGGGGGCGATCATCGGATTAACCCGGCAAAAGCTAGACCCAGCCGGTCGTTACCGGGCACTCGTTCCAACGGCCTGGGATTGGTGA
- the ftsZ gene encoding cell division protein FtsZ, with translation MFELDVDLNPLAVIRVVGVGGGGNNAVNRMISHGVRGVQFVSVNTDAQALQLSRAETKMQIGLKLTKGLGAGANPDIGKKAAEESREELVNALKGADMVFVTAGMGGGTGTGAAPVVAEVARELGALTVGVVTRPFTFEGRKRAMQAERGISELRAAVDTLIVIPNDRLLQVVDKHTPMNEAFRLADDILRQGVQGISDLIAVPGLINLDFADVKTIMSDTGSALMGVGYASGEHRAIDAVKKAISSPLLETSIEGAKGVLMNITGGINLGMLEVNEAAEIVTEVADPEANIIFGAVIDESMEDEVRVTVIATGFDHRHAQPAPKETRPAAPVKEKYAQPVVNQAPAMEVKPVPLSEDVDIPVFLRKYRG, from the coding sequence GTGTTCGAACTGGATGTGGACTTGAATCCGCTCGCCGTGATTCGGGTCGTCGGTGTAGGCGGAGGCGGCAACAACGCTGTCAATCGCATGATTTCCCATGGGGTACGGGGCGTACAGTTTGTATCTGTCAATACCGATGCCCAGGCCTTGCAGCTTTCGAGAGCGGAGACAAAGATGCAGATCGGCCTGAAGCTGACGAAGGGGCTTGGCGCTGGCGCGAACCCCGATATCGGCAAAAAAGCCGCCGAGGAAAGCCGGGAGGAACTGGTTAATGCCTTAAAAGGCGCCGATATGGTTTTTGTCACTGCCGGTATGGGCGGCGGTACGGGAACGGGCGCCGCGCCGGTGGTGGCAGAAGTGGCTCGTGAACTGGGCGCTTTGACTGTTGGCGTTGTGACGCGTCCCTTTACCTTTGAAGGCCGCAAGCGCGCCATGCAGGCGGAACGGGGCATCTCGGAATTGCGGGCCGCTGTGGACACCCTGATCGTGATCCCCAATGACCGGTTGTTGCAGGTTGTGGACAAGCATACCCCGATGAATGAAGCGTTCCGGCTGGCTGACGATATCCTTCGCCAGGGCGTTCAGGGGATCTCTGACCTGATCGCCGTGCCTGGCCTGATCAATCTGGATTTCGCTGACGTCAAGACGATCATGTCTGACACAGGGTCGGCGTTGATGGGTGTGGGCTATGCCTCCGGGGAACACCGCGCCATTGACGCTGTCAAGAAAGCGATTTCCAGTCCCCTGTTGGAGACCTCCATTGAGGGCGCCAAAGGCGTCCTGATGAACATCACCGGCGGCATCAACCTGGGGATGCTGGAAGTCAACGAAGCGGCGGAGATCGTCACAGAAGTGGCCGATCCGGAAGCCAACATCATCTTCGGCGCTGTTATCGACGAGTCGATGGAGGATGAGGTGCGGGTCACCGTCATCGCCACAGGCTTTGACCACCGCCACGCCCAACCGGCGCCCAAGGAGACGCGCCCTGCTGCGCCGGTAAAAGAAAAATACGCCCAACCCGTCGTCAATCAGGCGCCGGCGATGGAAGTGAAACCGGTTCCCCTCAGCGAGGATGTGGACATCCCTGTATTCCTGCGCAAATACCGGGGATAA
- a CDS encoding cell division protein FtsQ/DivIB has product MRRQQASVLGFFFISLLLLAAYYFLQSPYFGVSQVTVTGISLIKEEEIVRLSGIQPGENILRLDQNRICEQLRFHPQVEDVTIQREFPSTVQIQIQERKPVAVIGQAGVFVLLDRQGILLRKLDSLYGIPLPVITGVQAPLNVGPGQVVSADGLAAGLKLCQEMPPTLLARVGEIHVINSSRLVLYTTDSIEVRFGPPDEIAAKSQALLDILDQWMKNGSTPKLNYIDISSAKSPVVKPKEETKISTNAVHPAVAHPTTRTAGKTGAAGNGH; this is encoded by the coding sequence ATGCGCCGGCAACAGGCCAGCGTGCTTGGATTCTTCTTTATTTCGCTCTTATTGCTGGCTGCCTACTATTTCCTGCAATCCCCCTACTTTGGCGTCTCTCAGGTGACAGTGACGGGGATCAGCCTGATCAAGGAAGAAGAGATTGTCCGGCTTTCAGGGATCCAGCCAGGAGAAAATATCTTGCGCCTCGACCAAAACCGCATCTGTGAGCAGTTGCGGTTTCACCCGCAGGTGGAGGATGTGACCATCCAACGGGAATTTCCTTCGACGGTGCAGATTCAGATCCAGGAGAGGAAGCCCGTGGCCGTGATTGGACAGGCAGGGGTTTTTGTGTTGCTCGATCGGCAGGGGATCCTCTTGCGCAAGCTGGACAGCCTCTATGGGATTCCGCTGCCGGTGATCACCGGCGTACAGGCGCCTCTAAACGTGGGGCCGGGACAAGTCGTCAGCGCTGACGGTCTTGCGGCGGGGCTGAAGCTGTGTCAGGAAATGCCGCCTACCTTGCTGGCGCGCGTCGGTGAAATCCATGTGATCAACAGCAGCCGCCTCGTCTTATATACGACAGACAGCATCGAGGTCCGCTTCGGGCCTCCTGACGAGATTGCCGCCAAGAGCCAGGCGCTGCTGGACATTCTCGACCAATGGATGAAGAACGGCAGCACGCCCAAACTCAACTATATCGACATCTCATCGGCCAAATCGCCTGTCGTCAAACCAAAAGAAGAGACAAAAATCTCGACAAATGCCGTTCACCCGGCTGTGGCTCATCCGACAACTCGGACGGCCGGCAAAACGGGCGCTGCCGGTAACGGGCATTAA
- the murA gene encoding UDP-N-acetylglucosamine 1-carboxyvinyltransferase: MGGEPRIRIKGGKPLFGEVAISGAKNAVLPILAASLMSTGQCRIKDVPRLTDVQMMAEVLGALGAQVAWEADCLSIDASSAKIQEVSADLMRRMRASNLILGPLLSRFKKVRLFHPGGCSIGSRPMDLHLKGLQKMGARYQERHGYFEVETERLQGTEIHLDFPSVGATENLMMAATLAEGTTILRNAAKEPEIVDLQNFLNGMGAKVRGAGLDVIRIDGVQRLGGCAHQLIPDRIEAGTFMVAATITGGDITLSNVIPEHLEPVTAKLRETGAQVIEEDDRIRVIAPRRCQAVDIKTLPYPGFPTDMQAQMMALMAVSEGTSVISETIFENRFKHVDELRRMGANIRLEGRVGIVKGVPGLSGAVVECTDLRAGAALILAGLAAENGTTVEKIFHVDRGYDRLVEKLSGLGARITRDAG; the protein is encoded by the coding sequence ATGGGTGGAGAACCGAGGATTCGAATCAAGGGGGGTAAGCCGCTCTTCGGAGAGGTGGCGATCAGCGGGGCTAAGAACGCTGTGCTGCCCATCCTGGCGGCTTCATTGATGTCTACCGGACAATGCCGGATCAAGGACGTGCCCCGGTTGACCGATGTGCAGATGATGGCGGAGGTGTTGGGCGCCTTAGGCGCTCAGGTGGCATGGGAAGCGGACTGTTTGTCGATCGACGCCTCATCGGCGAAGATCCAGGAGGTCTCTGCCGATCTAATGCGGCGCATGCGGGCCTCCAATCTCATCTTGGGGCCGCTGCTCAGCCGTTTTAAAAAGGTGCGTCTCTTTCATCCCGGTGGCTGTTCCATCGGCAGTCGTCCCATGGACCTGCACCTGAAGGGTTTGCAGAAGATGGGCGCCCGCTACCAGGAACGGCACGGTTATTTCGAGGTGGAGACGGAACGGTTGCAGGGAACGGAGATCCACCTCGACTTTCCCAGTGTCGGCGCGACAGAGAACCTGATGATGGCCGCCACCCTGGCGGAAGGAACAACGATCCTCCGCAACGCGGCGAAAGAGCCAGAGATCGTAGACCTGCAGAACTTCCTCAACGGGATGGGCGCCAAGGTTCGCGGCGCCGGTTTGGATGTCATCCGCATCGATGGCGTCCAGCGCCTCGGAGGATGCGCCCACCAACTCATCCCCGATCGCATCGAGGCAGGAACGTTCATGGTCGCTGCCACCATCACCGGCGGCGATATCACACTGTCCAACGTGATCCCCGAACACCTGGAACCGGTGACAGCCAAGCTGCGCGAGACGGGCGCCCAGGTCATCGAGGAGGATGACCGGATTCGTGTCATCGCGCCCCGTCGCTGCCAGGCCGTCGACATCAAGACGCTGCCTTATCCCGGTTTTCCCACTGACATGCAAGCCCAAATGATGGCGCTGATGGCGGTCAGCGAGGGCACCTCGGTGATTTCAGAGACCATTTTCGAAAACCGCTTCAAGCATGTCGACGAATTGCGGCGCATGGGGGCGAACATCCGTCTGGAAGGGCGCGTCGGCATCGTCAAGGGTGTGCCTGGTCTCAGTGGCGCCGTCGTGGAATGCACGGACCTGCGGGCCGGCGCCGCTCTGATTTTGGCGGGACTTGCCGCTGAAAATGGGACGACGGTCGAAAAGATTTTTCACGTTGACCGGGGATATGATCGGTTGGTTGAAAAACTGTCCGGCTTGGGCGCAAGGATCACTCGAGATGCCGGTTGA
- the murB gene encoding UDP-N-acetylmuramate dehydrogenase, whose translation MGSKEDLSTDMAFLTKDLRGQWMQNEPMSRHTTWRIGGPADLFVDPADESDLAGLVRRCREAGVPWLVVGIGSNLLVSDNGIRGVVIHLGRPFADKRVDDCRLTAGAGCTLPALARFAAQAALQGLEFASGIPASLGGAVAMNAGAHSGSMQDVVGWVDVMDEDGAIRRYEREEMDFSYRHSRLQGEKAIVIRAGMELCRGDRESILRLMEEKLARRKKTQPLDWPNAGSVFLNPPGDLSAGRLIETAGLKGFTIGGAQVSEKHANFIVNRGGATAADVLALIEAVRNRVKATCGIELRSEVRVIGDAGGQVDGWRTEDSNQGG comes from the coding sequence ATGGGGAGTAAAGAAGACCTTTCGACGGATATGGCATTCCTCACGAAGGACTTACGCGGTCAGTGGATGCAGAACGAACCCATGTCTCGCCATACGACCTGGCGGATCGGCGGTCCAGCCGACCTGTTTGTGGATCCTGCCGATGAAAGCGACTTAGCCGGGCTGGTTCGCCGTTGTCGTGAAGCCGGAGTCCCCTGGCTGGTTGTGGGGATCGGTTCCAACCTACTGGTGTCCGACAACGGGATCCGGGGGGTAGTGATTCATCTGGGCCGTCCCTTTGCCGACAAGCGGGTAGACGATTGCCGGTTGACGGCGGGCGCCGGTTGCACGCTGCCGGCGCTGGCCCGTTTTGCCGCCCAGGCGGCTTTGCAGGGCCTGGAGTTTGCCTCCGGTATCCCGGCCTCTCTCGGCGGCGCTGTGGCGATGAACGCCGGCGCCCACAGCGGCTCAATGCAGGATGTGGTGGGCTGGGTCGACGTGATGGATGAGGACGGCGCGATTCGCCGGTATGAGCGGGAGGAGATGGACTTCTCCTACCGTCATTCCCGGTTGCAAGGGGAAAAGGCCATCGTGATCCGCGCAGGCATGGAACTGTGTCGTGGCGACCGGGAGTCGATCCTCCGTTTGATGGAGGAAAAGCTTGCCCGTCGCAAAAAGACGCAGCCCCTCGATTGGCCGAATGCGGGAAGCGTTTTTCTCAATCCCCCCGGTGACCTTTCGGCAGGTCGACTGATTGAAACAGCAGGCTTAAAAGGCTTCACCATCGGCGGGGCTCAGGTATCGGAAAAGCACGCCAATTTTATCGTCAATCGAGGGGGAGCGACGGCAGCCGATGTGCTTGCCCTGATCGAGGCGGTTCGGAACAGGGTAAAGGCAACCTGCGGCATTGAACTGAGATCTGAAGTTCGTGTCATCGGAGATGCAGGGGGGCAGGTTGATGGGTGGAGAACCGAGGATTCGAATCAAGGGGGGTAA
- the murC gene encoding UDP-N-acetylmuramate--L-alanine ligase, whose protein sequence is MLAKGTWLHFIGVGGTGMSGLARVMLQQGYRVSGSDLADTAVTQRLVRQGATVFQGHREEHLQPGVDVVVVSTAVKADNPELRLAKARKLTIWHRADLLAWLMEQKKGIAVAGAHGKTTTSAMIGLMLEQCELDPAIVVGGEIREIEGNAKWGQGDYMAAEADESDSSFLKLSPWMAVITNIEADHLDHYHSFDAIVKAFYRFTERVSSDGFLLLCADDPHLQEMAQRVTSPRVITYGMTGKADYRATDLIGTPEGSQADIFHGEQRLGRLSLSVPGEHNISNALAAVACADLIGIPFDQAAAALSRFQGAGRRFQRMGDAGGIRVVDDYAHHPTEVKATLAAARQTQPKRLVAVFQPHRFTRTRDLYRQFGEAFDAADVVIFNEIYPAGEAPIPGVSAGLIMDVYENRCGRKALYAADREELLRCLLNAVQPGDLVMTMGAGNIWMAGCQLLEALEKGAEQQG, encoded by the coding sequence GTGTTGGCGAAGGGAACATGGTTGCATTTTATCGGCGTCGGTGGAACAGGCATGAGCGGCCTGGCCAGGGTGATGCTTCAACAGGGGTATCGGGTGAGCGGTTCCGATCTGGCTGATACGGCAGTTACGCAGCGTCTCGTCAGACAGGGCGCCACCGTATTTCAAGGGCATCGGGAGGAGCACCTGCAACCGGGTGTCGATGTGGTCGTCGTCTCGACAGCGGTCAAGGCAGACAATCCGGAGCTGCGCCTGGCAAAGGCGCGGAAGTTGACGATCTGGCATAGGGCCGATCTGTTAGCCTGGTTGATGGAGCAGAAAAAGGGGATCGCTGTCGCGGGCGCTCACGGCAAGACAACGACGAGCGCCATGATCGGGTTGATGTTGGAACAGTGTGAACTCGACCCCGCGATTGTCGTCGGTGGAGAAATCCGGGAGATCGAAGGCAACGCCAAATGGGGGCAGGGCGATTACATGGCCGCCGAGGCCGATGAGAGCGACAGTTCATTCCTAAAGCTCTCCCCTTGGATGGCGGTGATCACCAACATCGAGGCGGACCATCTGGACCACTATCATAGTTTTGACGCCATTGTGAAGGCCTTCTACCGTTTTACGGAACGTGTGTCCAGCGACGGATTCCTGCTGCTTTGCGCCGATGATCCCCATTTGCAGGAAATGGCGCAACGTGTGACCAGTCCCAGGGTGATCACGTATGGTATGACAGGCAAGGCCGATTATCGGGCAACCGATCTGATCGGCACACCGGAGGGATCGCAGGCCGATATCTTCCACGGCGAACAGCGGTTGGGCCGGCTGTCGCTATCGGTTCCAGGCGAACACAACATCAGCAATGCCCTCGCTGCGGTGGCTTGTGCCGATCTGATCGGGATCCCTTTTGATCAAGCGGCTGCAGCGTTGTCTCGTTTCCAGGGCGCCGGTCGGCGTTTTCAGCGGATGGGCGATGCCGGGGGCATTCGCGTTGTTGATGACTATGCCCACCATCCCACAGAGGTAAAGGCCACATTGGCGGCAGCCAGGCAGACACAGCCAAAGCGGCTCGTGGCCGTTTTTCAGCCCCACCGGTTTACGCGCACGCGCGATCTTTACCGTCAGTTTGGCGAGGCCTTCGATGCCGCCGATGTGGTCATCTTCAATGAGATCTATCCGGCTGGCGAAGCGCCGATTCCGGGCGTGTCGGCCGGGCTGATCATGGATGTCTATGAAAACCGTTGCGGCCGTAAAGCGCTGTATGCTGCAGACCGGGAGGAACTCCTCCGCTGTTTGCTCAATGCCGTTCAGCCCGGTGATCTCGTAATGACCATGGGGGCCGGAAACATCTGGATGGCAGGCTGTCAACTCCTGGAGGCGTTGGAAAAGGGAGCGGAACAGCAGGGGTAG
- the murG gene encoding undecaprenyldiphospho-muramoylpentapeptide beta-N-acetylglucosaminyltransferase — protein MKQQAIHRKKRVFVLTGGGTGGHIYPALAIARGLAERFPGSTIHYVGGKRGLENTIVPREGIPLTTVHCRGLERSVSWQNLAALGDTARGLAESLWFLRRIKADAVIGTGGFVAFPVVMAATLLGIPALIHEQNAFPGVTNRLLAPRVASVMLTFPEAEQRLKAKKTVVTGLPIRPAIVAAKRDEGRRFFGLPESAQVLLAVGGSRGAKRLNEAMVSLSRRWAGDERLHILHVTGEVNYQETLAQLEASGINMDKCGNIRVMPYLDRMDYGLAACDLCVGRAGAAFISEVTVRGLPSILIPYPYAAENHQEANARSLAAAGAARVIVDRELDGQRLHDTIQELMEQPAQLAAMAEAARGAGRPEALAMIVDEVSRVVMSRM, from the coding sequence ATGAAACAACAGGCGATTCATCGAAAAAAAAGAGTTTTTGTCCTCACCGGCGGGGGGACGGGCGGGCATATCTATCCCGCACTGGCCATTGCCCGGGGACTAGCGGAACGGTTCCCCGGTTCGACCATTCATTATGTGGGTGGAAAACGGGGGCTCGAGAACACCATCGTCCCCCGGGAGGGAATCCCCCTGACGACAGTCCACTGCCGCGGTTTGGAACGCAGTGTAAGCTGGCAGAATCTCGCCGCTCTCGGTGATACAGCGAGGGGGCTTGCCGAGTCTTTGTGGTTTCTCCGTCGCATCAAGGCGGATGCTGTCATCGGCACCGGCGGTTTCGTCGCCTTTCCGGTGGTGATGGCCGCGACCTTGCTGGGGATTCCGGCGCTGATCCATGAACAAAACGCTTTTCCCGGCGTGACCAATCGGTTGCTGGCGCCTCGGGTCGCCTCGGTCATGTTGACCTTTCCGGAGGCGGAACAACGGCTGAAGGCGAAAAAAACCGTCGTCACTGGACTGCCGATTCGGCCGGCCATCGTCGCGGCCAAGCGAGACGAAGGTCGCCGCTTTTTTGGATTGCCCGAGTCGGCGCAGGTTTTGCTTGCTGTCGGCGGGAGCCGGGGCGCCAAACGGTTAAATGAAGCGATGGTCTCTCTGTCCCGCCGGTGGGCCGGCGATGAACGGCTTCATATCCTTCATGTCACCGGAGAGGTGAACTATCAGGAGACATTGGCCCAACTTGAGGCCAGCGGAATAAACATGGATAAATGTGGCAACATTAGAGTAATGCCATACCTGGATCGCATGGACTATGGTTTGGCTGCCTGTGACCTTTGCGTCGGCCGCGCCGGCGCCGCTTTCATCTCCGAGGTGACCGTTCGGGGGTTGCCGTCGATCCTGATTCCCTATCCCTATGCGGCGGAAAACCACCAGGAGGCCAATGCCCGCAGCCTGGCTGCGGCGGGGGCGGCGCGCGTGATCGTCGATCGCGAACTCGACGGACAGCGCTTACACGATACGATTCAGGAACTGATGGAACAACCGGCACAGTTGGCGGCCATGGCCGAGGCGGCCAGAGGCGCCGGAAGGCCGGAGGCATTGGCGATGATCGTCGATGAAGTCTCACGGGTGGTGATGTCCCGGATGTAG